A window from Felis catus isolate Fca126 chromosome B1, F.catus_Fca126_mat1.0, whole genome shotgun sequence encodes these proteins:
- the LOC109499349 gene encoding 60S ribosomal protein L12-like, translating to YLIHFRLLAGRRPRCNSLRLSQTLVRPTLATSTTLPKFNPKEIKGIYLRCTGGAVHATSALAPKIGPLGLSLKEVCDDITNATGDGKGLRMTVKLTIQNTQAQIEVVPSGSAPMIKALKEPPRYRKEQKNIKHSGNITSDKIINIA from the coding sequence TATCTCATTCACTTTAGGCTTTTGGCTGGGAGGAGGCCTAGGTGCAACTCTCTTCGGTTATCCCAAACCCTGGTTCGTCCCACGCTAGCCACCTCCACCACGCTGCCTAAGTTCAACCCCAAAGAGATCAAAGGCATATACCTGaggtgcacaggaggggcagtCCATGCCACATCTGCCCTGGCCCCGAAAATCGGTCCCCTGGGTCTGTCTCTAAAAGAAGTTTGTGATGACATCACCAACGCAACTGGTGATGGGAAGGGTCTGAGGATGACAGTGAAACTGACCATTCAGAATACACAGGCCCAGATTGAAGTGGTACCTTCTGGCTCTGCTCCGATGATCAAAGCCCTCAAGGAACCGCCAAGAtacagaaaggagcagaaaaacatCAAGCACAGCGGAAACATCACTTCTGACAAGATTATCAACATTGCCTGA